A single region of the Hylaeus volcanicus isolate JK05 chromosome 5, UHH_iyHylVolc1.0_haploid, whole genome shotgun sequence genome encodes:
- the LOC128877512 gene encoding uncharacterized protein LOC128877512, with the protein MKNRSLKTSLLRLMILVPLTLDNMVLSAAVNSGGHHQQVSRRIHLPRAVNMSKKFTCGEPQSRAYNLRDLMQNVHKNPSESAIQPVYIVLKRCDGHSGCCMSSDMSCSPVESSIYYEEMEIEIWSLETNSTRRQWIRVEQHGRCSCQVTTINDRYQLEHQQPNVILI; encoded by the coding sequence ATGAAAAATAGATCATTGAAAACCTCCCTGTTAAGGTTGATGATACTCGTTCCGTTGACCCTAGACAACATGGTCCTATCGGCGGCGGTGAACAGCGGTGGTCATCATCAACAAGTATCCAGGAGGATTCATCTGCCCCGTGCTGTGAACATGTCGAAGAAGTTTACCTGCGGTGAACCGCAATCACGAGCGTACAACTTGAGGGACTTGATGCAAAACGTCCACAAAAATCCCAGTGAAAGCGCTATTCAACCTGTGTACATCGTCCTGAAACGTTGCGACGGTCACTCGGGATGTTGCATGAGCTCCGACATGAGCTGTTCGCCGGTGGAATCCTCGATCTATTACGAAGAAATGGAAATCGAGATCTGGAGCCTCGAGACCAACAGCACGAGGAGACAGTGGATCAGGGTGGAGCAACACGGCAGGTGTTCGTGCCAAGTAACTACGATCAACGACCGTTATCAGCTGGAGCATCAACAACCTAACGTAATACTTATTTGA
- the LOC128877513 gene encoding uncharacterized protein LOC128877513 has product MRNFVLMLFFIHLAFATIGRHHRDRGFLNHVQLVHEFRCSSPQPRAVPVEKLLTVGPSPDEVFYPASTVLTRCDGAGCCPDPKQICAPVETRNVSLVFMVKHMIDRQRDRHHEVIHVLEHTKCGCVDKKLIEFD; this is encoded by the exons ATGAGAAACTTCGTGTTAATGTTGTTTTTCATTCATCTCGCCTTTGCCACGATTGGCCGTCATCACAG GGACCGGGGATTTTTGAATCACGTGCAACTGGTGCACGAATTTCGATGCTCCTCGCCGCAGCCAAGGGCCGTGCCGGTGGAAAAGCTTTTAACCGTTGGCCCTAGCCCCGATGAGGTTTTCTATCCTGCCTCCACCGTTTTGACGCGTTGCGACGGAGCTGGATGTTGCCCGGACCCCAAACAGATTTGCGCACCTGTCGAGACTAGAAACGTCAGCCTTGTCTTTATGGTGAAGCACATGATCGACCGGCAACGCGATAGACATCACGAAGTGATACACGTTTTGGAGCACACCAAGTGCGGATGCGTCGATAAGAAATTGATCGAGTTCGACTGA
- the LOC128877177 gene encoding dynein axonemal assembly factor 4-like, producing MPAIVIKDYTWRQTSEFVMLNVPLRGHPAKVDLFVIDNYVKISFPPFILELFLWADIAEKESECTVTDTEAILLLRKIQIGQEWPSLDIQNIDNETRRKYRNRALERFQADVEERERIKSEKRQCLQKEAVKEQISINTATLNKIEAIRDAHRKEAMEDFENWRSKAELPFLPDADGQIQENRKAYKPPLKWFKDDNNTLKSRPMADDEIFNNDTIDEGLRSVELKELEEPPTSGENVNVANDGNPEINEKTEEIETERNFFDGTDDSSSEDSESPREFESPSFAKEMEGKRLRKLYAKKRNTRPGAEFVKAVINGELVRRKSIFEEPSRSVPLPRRNSTINVTFTDRKFPTPARESSHLEEQEWLEKQAEARRKVGFDTDDLRLEERDPQWLNDKGDEFLKVGNYLAAISAYTCGIKISDKMVSLYANRSAAQYALGNYRRCIEDCSKALELMVPKCEGNRESRARCHARRGAALCKLSSPQHGIPELEAALKLMPDDKSIQCDLLAAKQHFDVKD from the exons ATGCCAGCTATAGTTATCAAAGATTATACTTGGCGACAAACGTCGGAATTCGTGATGTTAAACGTACCTTTGAGAGGTCATCCTGCGAAGGTAGACTTATTCGTAATCGACAATTACGTGAAG ATCAGCTTTCCACCCTTCATATTGGAATTGTTTCTTTGGGCCGACATCGCCGAAAAAGAAAGCGAATGTACTGTTACCGACACGGAGGCGATACTTTTATTGCGGAAAATACAGATCGGCCAAGAGTGGCCCTCTCTCGATATACAAAATATCGACAACGAGACACGCCGGAAATATCGAAATCGAGCTTTGGAACGTTTTCAGGCGGACGTTGAAGAACGCGAAAGAATTAAAAGTG AAAAACGTCAGTGCTTGCAAAAAGAAGCGGTGAAGGAACAAATTAGCATTAATACAGCAACGCTGAATAAGATAGAAGCCATTCGCGATGCTCACCGGAAGGAAGCCATGGAGGATTTCGAGAATTGGAGATCGAAAGCTGAACTACCGTTTCTTCCTGACGCTGACGGACAGATACAGGAAAATAGGAAAGCTTACAA ACCACCGTTGAAATGGTTCAAAGACGACAATAACACGTTAAAATCTCGACCAATGGCCgacgatgaaatatttaataacgataCGATTGACGAGGGACTCCGATCTGTTGAATTGAAGGAACTCGAAGAACCACCCACCTCGGGTGAAAACGTAAATGTGGCGAACGATGGAAATCcagaaattaacgagaaaaccGAAGAGATCGAGACGGAAAGGAATTTCTTCGATGGTACAGACGATTCCAGCTCGGAAGATTCCGAATCGCCGCGCGAATTTGAATCGCCTAGTTTCGCCAAGGAAATGGAAGGGAAAAGGTTGCGTAAGCTCTAcgcgaaaaagagaaatacgAGACCAGGAGCGGAATTCGTGAAAGCTGTGATAAATGGGGAACTTGTGAGAAGAAAGAGTATATTCGAAGAGCCCTCAAGATCGGTTCCGTTGCCGAGAAGGAACAGTACCATCAACGTAACGTTCACGGATAGGAAGTTTCCCACTCCTGCCAGAGAAAGTTCTCACCTCGAGGAACAAgag TGGCTGGAAAAACAGGCAGAAGCGAGACGCAAAGTTGGCTTCGATACGGATGATCTGCGATTGGAGGAACGCGATCCGCAATGGTTGAACGATAAAGGAGA TGAATTTCTCAAAGTTGGAAACTACTTGGCAGCTATCAGCGCTTATACGTGCGGAATTAAGATCAGCGATAAAATGGTATCGCTTTACGCGAACCGATCAGCAGCGCAGTATGCGTTAGGGAATTACCGTAGATGCATAGAAGACTGTTCCAAA GCGTTGGAACTAATGGTGCCGAAATGCGAAGGCAATCGAGAGTCAAGAGCCAGGTGTCACGCTCGACGGGGCGCAGCACTCTGTAAATTGTCCTCGCCTCAGCACGGAATTCCTGAACTAGAAGCTGCTCTGAAATTGATGCCGGACGATAAAAGCATCCAATGCGATTTGCTAGCTGCGAAACAACACTTCGACGTGAAAGATTGA